The Pangasianodon hypophthalmus isolate fPanHyp1 chromosome 5, fPanHyp1.pri, whole genome shotgun sequence genome includes a window with the following:
- the col18a1a gene encoding collagen type XVIII alpha 1 chain a isoform X5, with the protein MLNKMSSLGLWLGVLVGLCIGHSHGWFWFDDSKDNSPGTQTPNYLTTLGTSVPTTVPTREHLRTKGTDASDVDVLAKAERGVSLSQLIGYPLPEGVTKSYEPDPGFVLDQSSKTGQLARVHLPTSFYRDFSLLFNLKPTSTKAGVIFSITDTNQKIMYVGVKLTAVKDRKQNIVLFYTEPDSQASYEAASFTVPSLVNYWTRFSISVLDDQVTLYPSCDSEPQVLRFERSPDEMELEPGAGIFVGQAGGADDDKFVGIIGDLKVVGDPRAAERYCEEEEDDSDGASGDYGSGDYENKYTVSTTSQPSSPLQQPPVNPTVVTVSKDVPKVLTGIGEARGEKGEKGERGPKGDRGPEGPKGDAGSMTGSGGGAKGEKGSLGEKGMKGAAGFGYPGPKGDQGPPGPQGPPGPPGPSADVVERGDGSVVQRIAGPRGPPGPAGPPGPAGPEGEPGDPGEDGIAGPPGQPGFPGTPGDTGAKGEKGDKGEGHPGPRGPPGPPGPPGPPSRSDRPTFVDMEGSGFGDLEGVRGLPGLPGPPGPPGQPGLPGPVGPASATHATVSGVSGPPGPPGKDGTPGQPGLPGLSGADGKPGLPGPKGEKGDTGELGLPGAVGEKGAQGPPGLPGTPGEPGLAGLPGPMGPVGPPGPPGPGYRAGFDDMEGSGVNFFSGVPGVRGPEGIRGPPGLPGQPGIPGQKGEKGSEGLPGTGGHPGLDGFPGPQGPQGERGFKGEKGDPGRDGTGHPGPPGPPGPPGQIIYRSTDEHDTVVEGRLSGIPGKAGFPGPMGPKGERGDPGAPGHGIKGEKGEPGVVIGPDGSPLFLGSTVGQKGERGPAGPVGPPGAYGPPGMKGEIGMPGRPGRPGITGSKGEKGESGSGSGYGYPGPPGPPGPPGPPGPPAYPTAVERFNRYEDSGRVYPGMKGEKGDRGTPGIPGAPGNFDIYTLKNELKGERGDTGLKGEKGEPGGHYGSPYGGVQGPPGPPGPKGDSIIGPPGPQGPPGPPGVGYEGRPGTPGPPGPPGPPGSPSLPGAHRPTVSIPGPPGPPGPPGLPGQNAGVTVVRTFDLMLATAQRQPEGALIYIVDKSDLYVRVRDGVKQVMLGTYSPFYRDSNNEVAAVQPPPVVHYSQSHSANNGAGHYSHVVETPVRQPESHGSEHFQPGSDPQYNIHYSSHPDTRYPPQPDHRYPSHTHQEYIPVQPERYPIAPIQRPSTPVHQPEGHVHTSGPGLHLIALNSPQVGNMRGIRGADFLCFQQARAAGLKGTFRAFLSSKLQDLYSIVRKSDRNTLPIVNLKDQVLFSSWESLFGDSEGRINTNVPIYSFDGRDILRDSAWPEKMIWHGSNGKGHRQMDNYCETWRTSDHAVMGLASSLQAGQLLQQKPSSCSNNFIVLCIENSYIIQSKK; encoded by the exons cAGAGAGAGGTGTTTCGCTCTCACAGCTGATTGGTTACCCTCTTCCTGAAGGCGTCACCAAGAGTTATGAACCAGACCCTGGCTTTGTGCTCGATCAGAGCTCCAAGACTGGTCAGCTGGCCCGGGTGCACCTGCCCACATCTTTTTACCGTGACTTCTCCCTCCTGTTCAACCTGAAGCCCACTTCTACCAAAGCTGGAGTCATCTTCTCAATAACCGACACCAACCAGAAAATCATGTACGTCGGAGTGAAGCTTACAGCCGTGAAGGACAGAAAGCAGAATATTGTCCTGTTCTACACTGAGCCAGACTCCCAGGCATCCTATGAGGCTGCAAGCTTCACTGTTCCCTCCCTTGTCAACTACTGGACTCGTTTCTCCATCAGCGTGTTGGACGATCAAGTCACCCTGTACCCCAGTTGTGACTCGGAGCCCCAGGTGCTCCGCTTTGAGCGTTCTCCAGATGAAATGGAGTTGGAACCAGGAGCCGGGATCTTTGTGGGTCAAGCTGGAGGAGCTGATGACGATAAGTTTGTG GGTATTATTGGAGATCTGAAGGTGGTTGGAGACCCTCGTGCAGCTGAACGGTAttgtgaggaagaagaggatgatTCCGATGGA gcctCGGGTGATTATGGAAGCGGTGATTACGAAAACAAGTACACAGTCTCG ACCACAAGTCAACCTTCCAGCCCCTTACAGCAACCGCCAGTAAACCCTACTGTGGTAACAGTGAGCAAGGATGTGCCCAaag TGCTAACAGGCATAGGTGAAGCTCGGGGAGAAAAaggtgagaaaggagagagaggaccCAAAGGAGACCGTGGTCCTGAGGGGCCCAAGGGAGATGCAGGGTCCATGACCGGATCTGGAGGCGGTGCTAAAGGAGAGAAA GGTAGCCTAGGAGAAAAAGGAATGAAG GGTGCTGCAGGATTTGGCTATCCTGGACCAAAAGGTGACCAAGGACCTCCTGGTCCTCAAGGTCCCCCTGGTCCTCCCGGGCCCAGTGCTGACGTAGTGGAGAGGGGAGACGGCTCAGTAGTGCAACGTATAGCAGGACCGAGGGGACCTCCAGGACCTGCAGGACCTCCAGGGCCAGCAGGGCCTGAAGGAGAACCT GGTGACCCTGGTGAAGATGGAATTGCT GGACCACCCGGACAACCTGGATTCCCAGGAACTCCTGGAGATACTGGAGCTAAAGGAGAAAAA GGTGACAAGGGTGAAGGTCATCCCGGACCCAGGGGACCACCAGGACCTCCGGGACCTCCAGGACCCCCGTCTCGCTCAGACAGGCCT ACATTTGTGGACATGGAGGGCTCTGGCTTTGGTGATCTAGAGGGTGTGCGG GGATTGCCTGGTTTGCCTGGTCCTCCTGGCCCACCTGGCCAACCTGGGCTTCCAGGACCTGTAGGTCCTGCTAGTGCTACACATGCTACTGTTTCTGGTGTGTCTGGACCTCCTGGTCCACCTGGAAAGGACGGTACTCCAGGACAACCG GGACTTCCAGGTCTCTCGGGTGCTGATGGAAAACCCGGCCTGCCTGGCCCTAAAGGAGAGAAG GGTGATACCGGCGAGCTCGGCTTACCTGGAGCTGTGGGAGAAAAG GGTGCACAGGGGCCTCCTGGTCTTCCAGGAACACCCGGAGAGCCTGGCCTCGCTGGCCTTCCAGGACCAATGGGACCCGTGGGACCACCTGGGCCTCCAGGGCCGGGCTACCGTGCTGGATTT GACGACATGGAGGGTTCAGGTGTAAACTTTTTCAGTGGCGTGCCTGGAGTCAGAGGACCAGAAGGCATACGG GGTCCACCTGGTCTGCCT GGTCAGCCTGGTATACCTGGGCAGAAAGGAGAGAAAGGCAGCGAGGGACTTCCGGGAACAGGTGGCCATCCTGGACTTGATGGCTTCCCTGGACCACAG GGACCCCAGGGAGAGCGTGGATTTAAAGGAGAGAAG GGTGATCCAGGTCGCGATGGTACTGGCCATCCAGGCCCTCCAGGACCACCTGGACCTCCAGGACAAATCATCTATCGGTCTACGgatgaa CATGATACTGTGGTTGAAGGACGTCTG TCTGGCATCCCTGGTAAAGCAGGATTCCCA GGCCCGATGGGACCAAAGGGTGAGAGAGGAGACCCAGGTGCTCCAGGACATGGCATTAAG GGTGAGAAAGGAGAACCTGGAGTGGTTATTGGACCTGATGGAAGCCCTCTGTTTCTTGGTTCAACAGTTGGTCAAAAG GGGGAGAGGGGACCTGCTGGACCAGTTGGACCCCCT GGAGCATATGGTCCTCCTGGCATGAAGGGTGAGATCGGGATGCCAGGCAGGCCT GGTCGACCAGGTATCACTGGAAGTaaaggagaaaaaggagagtCAGGCTCTGGCTCAGGATATGGTTATCCT gGTCCACCTGGGCCTCCAGGCCCTCCAGGTCCCCCAGGACCCCCAGCATACCCTACAGCTGTGGAGAGatttaat AGATATGAAGACTCTGGAAGAGTGTATCCTG gTATGAAAGGAGAGAAGGGAGACCGTGGGACTCCTGGTATTCCTGGGGCGCCAG GTAACTTTGACATTTACACTCTGAAG AACGAACTGAAGGGTGAGCGTGGAGACACCGGACTGAAAGGAGAGAAGGGCGAGCCGGGCGGACACTACGGTTCTCCCTACGGAGGTGTTCAGGGACCACCAGGACCTCCC GGTCCAAAAGGAGATTCTATCATAGGGCCTCCAGGTCCACAGGGTCCACCAGGACCTCCTGGTGTTGGTTATGAAGGCCGTCCAGGAACCCCAGGCCCACCAGGACCTCCCGGCCCACCTGGTTCACCCTCATTACCTGGCGCTCACAGGCCAA caGTCAGCATTCCTGGCCCTCCTGGTCCTCCTGGTCCACCTGGTTTGCCTGGCCAGAACGCTGGA GTGACAGTAGTGAGAACATTTGACTTAATGCTCGCAACAGCACAGAGACAACCAGAGGGTGCTCTCATCTACATAGTGGACAAAAGTGATCTCTATGTCAGAGTGCGTGATGGCGTCAAACAAGTCATG CTTGGGACTTATAGCCCCTTCTACAGAGATTCA AACAACGAGGTGGCAGCAGTACAGCCTCCCCCGGTAGTGCACTACTCTCAGAGCCACTCAGCAAATAACGGAGCAGGGCATTACTCCCATGTTGTTGAAACTCCAGTCCGGCAGCCGGAGAGCCACGGGAGCGAGCATTTTCAACCAGGCAGTGATCCACAGTACAACATACACTACTCCTCTCACCCAGACACCAGGTACCCACCTCAGCCGGACCACAGATATCCGTCCCACACTCATCAGGAGTACATCCCTGTACAGCCAGAGAGGTACCCCATCGCCCCGATCCAAAGACCCAGCACACCCGTCCATCAGCCTGAGGGTCATGTACACACATCAGGACCGGGG CTGCATCTGATAGCCCTGAACAGCCCTCAGGTGGGGAACATGAGGGGCATCCGTGGCGCAGACTTCCTGTGCTTCCAGCAGGCACGTGCTGCAGGCCTGAAGGGAACGTTCAGGGCTTTCCTGTCCTCCAAACTGCAGGATCTCTACAGCATCGTTCGCAAATCTGACAGAAACACATTGCCCATTGTCAACCTCAAG GACCAAGTGCTGTTCAGCAGCTGGGAATCACTGTTCGGGGATTCAGAGGGCAGGATTAACACCAACGTACCCATATATTCGTTTGATGGCAGAGATATCCTCAGGGACAGTGCTTG GCCAGAGAAGATGATCTGGCATGGCTCCAATGGTAAGGGTCACCGTCAAATGGATAACTACTGTGAGACGTGGAGGACGTCAGATCACGCCGTGATGGGTCTGGCCTCATCTCTGCAGGCTGGCCAGCTCCTACAGCAGAAACCCAGCAGCTGCTCCAACAACTTCATAGTGCTGTGTATCGAGAACAGCTACATCATACAGTCTAAGAAGTAA
- the col18a1a gene encoding collagen type XVIII alpha 1 chain a isoform X6 gives MANRWIWWLEPLLLCVLVSRAASQWPAERGVSLSQLIGYPLPEGVTKSYEPDPGFVLDQSSKTGQLARVHLPTSFYRDFSLLFNLKPTSTKAGVIFSITDTNQKIMYVGVKLTAVKDRKQNIVLFYTEPDSQASYEAASFTVPSLVNYWTRFSISVLDDQVTLYPSCDSEPQVLRFERSPDEMELEPGAGIFVGQAGGADDDKFVGIIGDLKVVGDPRAAERYCEEEEDDSDGASGDYGSGDYENKYTVSTTSQPSSPLQQPPVNPTVVTVSKDVPKVLTGIGEARGEKGEKGERGPKGDRGPEGPKGDAGSMTGSGGGAKGEKGSLGEKGMKGAAGFGYPGPKGDQGPPGPQGPPGPPGPSADVVERGDGSVVQRIAGPRGPPGPAGPPGPAGPEGEPGDPGEDGIAGPPGQPGFPGTPGDTGAKGEKGDKGEGHPGPRGPPGPPGPPGPPSRSDRPTFVDMEGSGFGDLEGVRGLPGLPGPPGPPGQPGLPGPVGPASATHATVSGVSGPPGPPGKDGTPGQPGLPGLSGADGKPGLPGPKGEKGDTGELGLPGAVGEKGAQGPPGLPGTPGEPGLAGLPGPMGPVGPPGPPGPGYRAGFDDMEGSGVNFFSGVPGVRGPEGIRGPPGLPGQPGIPGQKGEKGSEGLPGTGGHPGLDGFPGPQGPQGERGFKGEKGDPGRDGTGHPGPPGPPGPPGQIIYRSTDEHDTVVEGRLSGIPGKAGFPGPMGPKGERGDPGAPGHGIKGEKGEPGVVIGPDGSPLFLGSTVGQKGERGPAGPVGPPGAYGPPGMKGEIGMPGRPGRPGITGSKGEKGESGSGSGYGYPGPPGPPGPPGPPGPPAYPTAVERFNRYEDSGRVYPGMKGEKGDRGTPGIPGAPGNFDIYTLKNELKGERGDTGLKGEKGEPGGHYGSPYGGVQGPPGPPGPKGDSIIGPPGPQGPPGPPGVGYEGRPGTPGPPGPPGPPGSPSLPGAHRPTVSIPGPPGPPGPPGLPGQNAGVTVVRTFDLMLATAQRQPEGALIYIVDKSDLYVRVRDGVKQVMLGTYSPFYRDSNNEVAAVQPPPVVHYSQSHSANNGAGHYSHVVETPVRQPESHGSEHFQPGSDPQYNIHYSSHPDTRYPPQPDHRYPSHTHQEYIPVQPERYPIAPIQRPSTPVHQPEGHVHTSGPGLHLIALNSPQVGNMRGIRGADFLCFQQARAAGLKGTFRAFLSSKLQDLYSIVRKSDRNTLPIVNLKDQVLFSSWESLFGDSEGRINTNVPIYSFDGRDILRDSAWPEKMIWHGSNGKGHRQMDNYCETWRTSDHAVMGLASSLQAGQLLQQKPSSCSNNFIVLCIENSYIIQSKK, from the exons cAGAGAGAGGTGTTTCGCTCTCACAGCTGATTGGTTACCCTCTTCCTGAAGGCGTCACCAAGAGTTATGAACCAGACCCTGGCTTTGTGCTCGATCAGAGCTCCAAGACTGGTCAGCTGGCCCGGGTGCACCTGCCCACATCTTTTTACCGTGACTTCTCCCTCCTGTTCAACCTGAAGCCCACTTCTACCAAAGCTGGAGTCATCTTCTCAATAACCGACACCAACCAGAAAATCATGTACGTCGGAGTGAAGCTTACAGCCGTGAAGGACAGAAAGCAGAATATTGTCCTGTTCTACACTGAGCCAGACTCCCAGGCATCCTATGAGGCTGCAAGCTTCACTGTTCCCTCCCTTGTCAACTACTGGACTCGTTTCTCCATCAGCGTGTTGGACGATCAAGTCACCCTGTACCCCAGTTGTGACTCGGAGCCCCAGGTGCTCCGCTTTGAGCGTTCTCCAGATGAAATGGAGTTGGAACCAGGAGCCGGGATCTTTGTGGGTCAAGCTGGAGGAGCTGATGACGATAAGTTTGTG GGTATTATTGGAGATCTGAAGGTGGTTGGAGACCCTCGTGCAGCTGAACGGTAttgtgaggaagaagaggatgatTCCGATGGA gcctCGGGTGATTATGGAAGCGGTGATTACGAAAACAAGTACACAGTCTCG ACCACAAGTCAACCTTCCAGCCCCTTACAGCAACCGCCAGTAAACCCTACTGTGGTAACAGTGAGCAAGGATGTGCCCAaag TGCTAACAGGCATAGGTGAAGCTCGGGGAGAAAAaggtgagaaaggagagagaggaccCAAAGGAGACCGTGGTCCTGAGGGGCCCAAGGGAGATGCAGGGTCCATGACCGGATCTGGAGGCGGTGCTAAAGGAGAGAAA GGTAGCCTAGGAGAAAAAGGAATGAAG GGTGCTGCAGGATTTGGCTATCCTGGACCAAAAGGTGACCAAGGACCTCCTGGTCCTCAAGGTCCCCCTGGTCCTCCCGGGCCCAGTGCTGACGTAGTGGAGAGGGGAGACGGCTCAGTAGTGCAACGTATAGCAGGACCGAGGGGACCTCCAGGACCTGCAGGACCTCCAGGGCCAGCAGGGCCTGAAGGAGAACCT GGTGACCCTGGTGAAGATGGAATTGCT GGACCACCCGGACAACCTGGATTCCCAGGAACTCCTGGAGATACTGGAGCTAAAGGAGAAAAA GGTGACAAGGGTGAAGGTCATCCCGGACCCAGGGGACCACCAGGACCTCCGGGACCTCCAGGACCCCCGTCTCGCTCAGACAGGCCT ACATTTGTGGACATGGAGGGCTCTGGCTTTGGTGATCTAGAGGGTGTGCGG GGATTGCCTGGTTTGCCTGGTCCTCCTGGCCCACCTGGCCAACCTGGGCTTCCAGGACCTGTAGGTCCTGCTAGTGCTACACATGCTACTGTTTCTGGTGTGTCTGGACCTCCTGGTCCACCTGGAAAGGACGGTACTCCAGGACAACCG GGACTTCCAGGTCTCTCGGGTGCTGATGGAAAACCCGGCCTGCCTGGCCCTAAAGGAGAGAAG GGTGATACCGGCGAGCTCGGCTTACCTGGAGCTGTGGGAGAAAAG GGTGCACAGGGGCCTCCTGGTCTTCCAGGAACACCCGGAGAGCCTGGCCTCGCTGGCCTTCCAGGACCAATGGGACCCGTGGGACCACCTGGGCCTCCAGGGCCGGGCTACCGTGCTGGATTT GACGACATGGAGGGTTCAGGTGTAAACTTTTTCAGTGGCGTGCCTGGAGTCAGAGGACCAGAAGGCATACGG GGTCCACCTGGTCTGCCT GGTCAGCCTGGTATACCTGGGCAGAAAGGAGAGAAAGGCAGCGAGGGACTTCCGGGAACAGGTGGCCATCCTGGACTTGATGGCTTCCCTGGACCACAG GGACCCCAGGGAGAGCGTGGATTTAAAGGAGAGAAG GGTGATCCAGGTCGCGATGGTACTGGCCATCCAGGCCCTCCAGGACCACCTGGACCTCCAGGACAAATCATCTATCGGTCTACGgatgaa CATGATACTGTGGTTGAAGGACGTCTG TCTGGCATCCCTGGTAAAGCAGGATTCCCA GGCCCGATGGGACCAAAGGGTGAGAGAGGAGACCCAGGTGCTCCAGGACATGGCATTAAG GGTGAGAAAGGAGAACCTGGAGTGGTTATTGGACCTGATGGAAGCCCTCTGTTTCTTGGTTCAACAGTTGGTCAAAAG GGGGAGAGGGGACCTGCTGGACCAGTTGGACCCCCT GGAGCATATGGTCCTCCTGGCATGAAGGGTGAGATCGGGATGCCAGGCAGGCCT GGTCGACCAGGTATCACTGGAAGTaaaggagaaaaaggagagtCAGGCTCTGGCTCAGGATATGGTTATCCT gGTCCACCTGGGCCTCCAGGCCCTCCAGGTCCCCCAGGACCCCCAGCATACCCTACAGCTGTGGAGAGatttaat AGATATGAAGACTCTGGAAGAGTGTATCCTG gTATGAAAGGAGAGAAGGGAGACCGTGGGACTCCTGGTATTCCTGGGGCGCCAG GTAACTTTGACATTTACACTCTGAAG AACGAACTGAAGGGTGAGCGTGGAGACACCGGACTGAAAGGAGAGAAGGGCGAGCCGGGCGGACACTACGGTTCTCCCTACGGAGGTGTTCAGGGACCACCAGGACCTCCC GGTCCAAAAGGAGATTCTATCATAGGGCCTCCAGGTCCACAGGGTCCACCAGGACCTCCTGGTGTTGGTTATGAAGGCCGTCCAGGAACCCCAGGCCCACCAGGACCTCCCGGCCCACCTGGTTCACCCTCATTACCTGGCGCTCACAGGCCAA caGTCAGCATTCCTGGCCCTCCTGGTCCTCCTGGTCCACCTGGTTTGCCTGGCCAGAACGCTGGA GTGACAGTAGTGAGAACATTTGACTTAATGCTCGCAACAGCACAGAGACAACCAGAGGGTGCTCTCATCTACATAGTGGACAAAAGTGATCTCTATGTCAGAGTGCGTGATGGCGTCAAACAAGTCATG CTTGGGACTTATAGCCCCTTCTACAGAGATTCA AACAACGAGGTGGCAGCAGTACAGCCTCCCCCGGTAGTGCACTACTCTCAGAGCCACTCAGCAAATAACGGAGCAGGGCATTACTCCCATGTTGTTGAAACTCCAGTCCGGCAGCCGGAGAGCCACGGGAGCGAGCATTTTCAACCAGGCAGTGATCCACAGTACAACATACACTACTCCTCTCACCCAGACACCAGGTACCCACCTCAGCCGGACCACAGATATCCGTCCCACACTCATCAGGAGTACATCCCTGTACAGCCAGAGAGGTACCCCATCGCCCCGATCCAAAGACCCAGCACACCCGTCCATCAGCCTGAGGGTCATGTACACACATCAGGACCGGGG CTGCATCTGATAGCCCTGAACAGCCCTCAGGTGGGGAACATGAGGGGCATCCGTGGCGCAGACTTCCTGTGCTTCCAGCAGGCACGTGCTGCAGGCCTGAAGGGAACGTTCAGGGCTTTCCTGTCCTCCAAACTGCAGGATCTCTACAGCATCGTTCGCAAATCTGACAGAAACACATTGCCCATTGTCAACCTCAAG GACCAAGTGCTGTTCAGCAGCTGGGAATCACTGTTCGGGGATTCAGAGGGCAGGATTAACACCAACGTACCCATATATTCGTTTGATGGCAGAGATATCCTCAGGGACAGTGCTTG GCCAGAGAAGATGATCTGGCATGGCTCCAATGGTAAGGGTCACCGTCAAATGGATAACTACTGTGAGACGTGGAGGACGTCAGATCACGCCGTGATGGGTCTGGCCTCATCTCTGCAGGCTGGCCAGCTCCTACAGCAGAAACCCAGCAGCTGCTCCAACAACTTCATAGTGCTGTGTATCGAGAACAGCTACATCATACAGTCTAAGAAGTAA